In one window of Desulfonatronospira thiodismutans ASO3-1 DNA:
- a CDS encoding nucleoside recognition protein: MKNLSAGILSSFAGIIREATVLFLRLLKIMVPVIILVKIITELDLLPYLADLLEPVMHLMGLPGSMGLVWATAILNNVYSAMIVFVSLPGSFELSVAQVTILSTAVLMAHALPIELRIAQKCGARLIFQALFRIICAIILGIILNFVYEWGGWLQGQNTVVWRPDPQPEGLMGWFAAQLRNLGVIYLIIMALVAVIRFLDYIQVTRILIWMLNPLFRLLGIGREAASITIVGLTMGLAYGGALIIREVRTRRIPQRDVFFSLTLMGIAHSLIEDTLLMLLLGADLSGILLARLVFSLVCVFLLYKIWAYLPSKYVHRYLHPLDASEVKT, encoded by the coding sequence GTGAAAAACCTGTCCGCAGGTATCCTCTCCTCCTTTGCCGGGATCATCAGGGAGGCAACCGTCCTTTTTCTAAGGCTGTTGAAAATAATGGTCCCTGTAATCATCCTGGTAAAGATAATTACCGAACTGGATCTCTTACCCTATCTGGCAGATCTGCTGGAACCGGTCATGCACCTCATGGGCCTGCCGGGCAGTATGGGCCTGGTCTGGGCCACGGCCATTCTCAACAATGTCTACAGCGCCATGATAGTCTTTGTCTCCCTTCCAGGGAGCTTTGAATTGAGCGTGGCCCAGGTGACTATTTTATCCACTGCCGTCTTAATGGCCCACGCCCTGCCCATTGAGCTGCGCATCGCCCAGAAATGTGGTGCCAGGCTGATTTTCCAGGCCCTGTTCAGAATTATCTGCGCCATCATCCTGGGCATTATTTTAAATTTTGTTTATGAGTGGGGTGGCTGGCTGCAGGGACAAAACACCGTAGTCTGGCGTCCAGATCCGCAGCCAGAGGGGCTTATGGGATGGTTTGCGGCCCAGCTGCGCAATCTTGGGGTCATCTACCTGATAATAATGGCCCTTGTAGCTGTAATCCGTTTCCTGGATTACATACAGGTCACCAGAATACTTATCTGGATGCTAAACCCCCTTTTCAGACTGCTTGGAATCGGCAGGGAAGCAGCATCCATCACCATAGTAGGCCTGACCATGGGCCTGGCCTACGGCGGGGCCCTCATCATCAGGGAAGTGCGCACCAGGCGGATTCCGCAAAGGGATGTATTCTTCTCCCTGACCCTCATGGGCATAGCCCACAGCCTCATTGAAGACACCCTGCTCATGCTGTTGCTGGGTGCCGATCTTTCAGGCATTCTCCTGGCCAGGTTGGTTTTCTCCCTGGTGTGTGTCTTTTTGCTGTACAAGATCTGGGCGTATCTGCCCTCCAAATATGTTCACCGCTATCTGCATCCCCTGGATGCTTCGGAGGTAAAAACATGA
- a CDS encoding Trm112 family protein encodes MSLNKEILQILACPKCKSDLTLTGQEEGLKCSECALVYPIREEIPVMLIDEAIPVQDWENGVRAQD; translated from the coding sequence ATGAGTCTGAACAAAGAAATTCTGCAGATTCTGGCCTGTCCCAAATGCAAGTCAGACCTGACTCTCACAGGCCAGGAGGAGGGCCTTAAATGCTCTGAGTGCGCTCTGGTCTATCCCATCAGGGAGGAAATACCAGTCATGTTAATTGACGAAGCCATACCAGTGCAGGACTGGGAAAATGGCGTACGCGCACAGGACTGA
- a CDS encoding TatD family hydrolase encodes MGKNKNRPLPQEMALPPGGADSHAHLDFKTLAGNLDQVLDRAKKCGITTLGQVFLGPDAYLKGRELFSSQPGIFYILGVHPHEASTLDTETSGRLYSLARDDKRIKAVGETGLDFFYNKSSPQEQRQAFRTQLELARDLDLPAVIHSRDAAEETLEILKQMGFRDRKVLWHCFGQDLETARQILDHGWFISIPGSITFAKNTRLREIVREIPVDRLMLETDCPFIAPEPYRGKQNEPALMVFTALEAARSKDMDAGELWMTCGDNCRSFFGVKS; translated from the coding sequence ATGGGCAAAAATAAGAACAGGCCCCTTCCCCAGGAAATGGCCCTGCCCCCCGGTGGCGCAGACAGCCACGCGCATCTGGACTTTAAAACCCTGGCCGGCAACCTGGACCAGGTCCTGGACAGGGCAAAAAAGTGCGGGATAACTACTCTGGGTCAGGTATTTCTTGGACCCGATGCCTACCTGAAGGGAAGGGAACTCTTCTCATCGCAGCCCGGTATTTTTTACATCCTGGGAGTACATCCCCACGAGGCCTCCACACTGGACACAGAAACATCCGGACGTCTTTACTCCCTTGCCCGTGATGATAAGCGTATAAAGGCCGTGGGCGAGACCGGCCTGGACTTTTTCTACAATAAGAGCAGTCCGCAGGAGCAGAGGCAGGCCTTCAGGACCCAGCTGGAGCTGGCCAGGGATCTGGATCTTCCCGCAGTCATCCATTCCAGGGACGCTGCGGAAGAGACCCTTGAGATACTTAAACAAATGGGGTTCAGAGACAGGAAGGTGCTGTGGCACTGTTTCGGCCAGGACCTGGAAACCGCCCGGCAGATCCTGGATCACGGATGGTTCATTTCCATACCCGGCAGCATCACTTTCGCAAAAAACACCCGGCTAAGAGAGATTGTAAGAGAAATCCCCGTGGACAGGCTAATGCTGGAAACCGATTGCCCCTTTATCGCACCTGAGCCCTACCGGGGCAAGCAGAACGAGCCAGCCCTGATGGTGTTTACGGCCCTGGAAGCGGCCCGGTCAAAGGATATGGATGCCGGGGAACTGTGGATGACATGCGGGGATAATTGCCGTAGTTTTTTCGGGGTCAAAAGTTAA
- a CDS encoding cyclic nucleotide-binding domain-containing protein — MRDGEFFNTQKPSVLNLGGDTDIFVQGEAADCFYVLLSGQADLLRGEQKVMQLGSGTVLGTETLFRPDKGYLYTARTRGEARVARHGYQEFLDQAMSGPRLLRRVLDTHIREIEELWLRMDAAFKENQDYYFPGGIKSCAPGEWVIREGDRDDAIYRIVSSDQGLEVVKQDKVLALLREPGDFFGEMAAILGEARTAGVRSVGESVLEVYPGDRLNQMIADYPGMSARIISNLAQRLASTSRELACDSQDS, encoded by the coding sequence ATGCGGGACGGGGAATTTTTCAATACACAAAAGCCCAGTGTTCTAAACCTGGGCGGGGATACGGATATCTTTGTCCAGGGGGAAGCTGCAGACTGCTTTTATGTGCTTCTTTCGGGACAGGCCGATCTTTTGCGCGGTGAACAAAAGGTTATGCAGCTTGGTTCCGGTACTGTCCTGGGAACGGAAACCCTTTTCAGGCCGGACAAGGGTTATCTTTACACCGCCCGCACCAGGGGAGAGGCAAGGGTGGCCAGACATGGCTACCAGGAATTTCTGGACCAGGCCATGTCCGGACCGCGTCTCCTGCGCCGGGTGCTGGATACGCATATAAGGGAGATTGAAGAGCTCTGGCTGCGTATGGATGCTGCATTCAAGGAAAATCAGGATTATTATTTTCCCGGGGGCATCAAGTCCTGTGCCCCGGGGGAGTGGGTGATCCGGGAAGGCGACCGGGATGATGCGATATACCGCATAGTGTCTTCCGACCAGGGCCTGGAGGTGGTCAAGCAGGATAAAGTGCTGGCTCTTTTAAGAGAGCCGGGGGATTTTTTCGGGGAGATGGCCGCCATCCTGGGAGAGGCCAGGACCGCCGGAGTGAGATCCGTAGGCGAATCCGTCCTTGAGGTATACCCCGGTGACCGGCTGAACCAGATGATTGCAGACTATCCGGGCATGTCGGCGCGCATTATAAGCAATCTGGCCCAGCGCCTGGCCAGTACTTCCAGAGAGCTGGCCTGCGACTCCCAGGACAGTTGA
- a CDS encoding DUF4911 domain-containing protein gives MSFTPLFSRRVYVELERKDIALFKFLLESMDNLAYMSVVDKYRAVVQLVYAPGSEDDLDNFLAAAGREINLKVVYRGALKNEKNF, from the coding sequence TTGAGCTTTACACCTCTTTTTTCCAGACGGGTGTACGTGGAGCTTGAGCGCAAAGACATAGCCCTTTTCAAGTTTTTGCTTGAGTCCATGGACAATCTGGCTTATATGAGCGTTGTGGACAAATACAGGGCGGTAGTGCAACTGGTATACGCCCCTGGCTCGGAGGATGACCTGGATAATTTTCTGGCTGCTGCCGGCCGGGAGATCAATTTGAAAGTAGTCTACAGAGGTGCATTGAAAAATGAAAAGAATTTTTGA
- a CDS encoding M24 family metallopeptidase: MQETRAVRRKKLKKNLAEKDVHAHLITSPANRYYLSGFELHDPQCNESAGCLLVTREKDYLLTDPRYLEEGKAYFPEEDIFVYTRDKYKQIKSYLNKTGIYRLGFEPQWMNYEFYAAISQEFEMVPLKGLVEDLRFVKDKRELDLVKKSCALNHKVFTRLEQILRPGLREKDIAWEAEKMFKEEGASEMSFSTIVAAGERSALPHASPGDRELRDGMPLLVDMGGRYQDYCSDQSRTFWIGSKEDVFFRQTRDLVRKAQDLVIEWMAPGRSISEAYQIVSSFFAEHGVDRHFTHSLGHGIGLETHEAPSLGPNAKGEFIPGMVVTVEPGLYYAGWGGVRWEYMVLVTRSGVEIL, from the coding sequence ATGCAAGAAACCCGCGCTGTGCGCAGGAAAAAACTGAAAAAGAACCTGGCGGAAAAGGATGTCCATGCACATCTTATCACCAGCCCGGCCAACCGCTACTATCTAAGCGGTTTTGAACTGCATGATCCCCAGTGTAATGAAAGTGCAGGGTGTCTTCTGGTTACCCGGGAAAAGGACTACCTGCTCACAGATCCCAGATACCTGGAAGAGGGCAAGGCTTATTTTCCTGAAGAGGACATATTTGTTTACACCAGGGACAAGTACAAGCAGATAAAGAGCTATCTGAACAAGACGGGCATATACAGACTGGGCTTTGAACCGCAGTGGATGAATTACGAGTTTTATGCAGCAATCAGTCAGGAATTTGAGATGGTGCCGCTCAAAGGGCTGGTGGAGGACCTGCGCTTTGTCAAGGATAAACGTGAGCTGGATCTGGTTAAAAAGTCCTGCGCCCTCAATCACAAGGTCTTTACCCGTCTGGAGCAGATACTTCGTCCCGGTCTGCGGGAAAAGGACATTGCCTGGGAAGCGGAAAAAATGTTCAAGGAGGAAGGTGCCAGCGAAATGAGCTTTTCCACCATAGTGGCCGCAGGCGAGCGCTCCGCTCTGCCGCACGCCTCTCCCGGCGACAGGGAGCTAAGGGATGGAATGCCCCTGCTGGTGGATATGGGGGGCAGGTATCAGGACTACTGTTCGGACCAGTCCCGTACATTCTGGATAGGTTCCAAAGAGGATGTTTTTTTCAGGCAGACCAGGGACCTGGTGCGCAAGGCCCAGGACCTGGTGATAGAGTGGATGGCTCCGGGCAGGTCCATCAGCGAGGCCTACCAGATAGTAAGCTCTTTTTTTGCTGAACACGGAGTGGACAGGCATTTCACCCATTCTCTGGGGCATGGCATCGGTCTGGAGACCCATGAGGCCCCAAGCCTCGGCCCCAATGCAAAAGGGGAGTTTATACCCGGCATGGTGGTCACAGTGGAGCCGGGACTTTATTATGCAGGCTGGGGTGGAGTTCGCTGGGAATACATGGTCCTGGTTACCAGAAGCGGGGTGGAGATCCTTTGA
- the era gene encoding GTPase Era produces MTENKDTHLFGTAALVGPPNAGKSTLMNTLVGEKVAIVTPKAQTTRNRISGILSTDRYQVVFMDTPGVNKARGKLGELLNRSAMEGLNSADVVLLVVDTELYVRKPHFLKKDFQPFKKRVSGLSGVVVVSNKIDKVRDKKKVLPVWQELSRMFPEREILPVSASTGEGTEILLERILEHMHPGPALYPEDQLSTLPMRFMVAEIIREKLFLAMRQEVPYGLAVEIEYWKEQEDLLHISAVIYVLRDAHKSMVIGRGGEVLKKVGMQARLEAEALSGKRVYLETHVKVRPGWDENPGFLRSLGI; encoded by the coding sequence ATGACGGAAAACAAGGACACACATCTTTTCGGAACTGCTGCCCTGGTGGGGCCGCCCAATGCCGGAAAATCCACCCTGATGAACACTCTGGTGGGGGAGAAGGTGGCCATTGTCACTCCAAAGGCCCAGACCACCAGGAACCGCATCAGCGGGATCTTGAGTACTGACAGGTACCAGGTGGTATTTATGGATACACCGGGGGTAAACAAGGCCAGGGGCAAACTGGGCGAGCTTTTGAACCGCTCTGCCATGGAAGGGCTTAATTCCGCAGATGTAGTTCTGCTGGTGGTGGATACAGAGCTTTACGTAAGAAAACCCCATTTTCTGAAAAAGGACTTTCAGCCCTTCAAAAAAAGAGTCTCAGGGCTCTCCGGGGTGGTTGTAGTGTCCAATAAGATAGACAAGGTAAGGGACAAAAAGAAAGTTTTGCCGGTATGGCAGGAGCTGAGCCGAATGTTTCCGGAAAGGGAGATCCTGCCGGTATCTGCATCCACCGGGGAGGGAACAGAGATACTCCTGGAAAGGATCCTGGAGCATATGCACCCCGGTCCGGCCCTGTACCCGGAGGACCAGCTGTCCACCCTGCCCATGCGGTTTATGGTGGCGGAAATAATCCGGGAGAAGCTGTTTCTGGCTATGCGCCAGGAAGTGCCTTACGGTCTGGCCGTGGAAATAGAATACTGGAAAGAACAGGAAGACCTTCTGCATATCAGTGCCGTAATCTATGTCCTGCGGGACGCCCACAAGTCAATGGTCATCGGCAGGGGTGGAGAGGTGCTCAAAAAGGTGGGCATGCAGGCCAGGCTGGAAGCAGAAGCTTTGAGCGGGAAAAGGGTGTACCTGGAAACACATGTAAAGGTCAGGCCTGGATGGGACGAAAACCCGGGGTTTCTCAGATCCCTTGGGATATAG
- the rsmG gene encoding 16S rRNA (guanine(527)-N(7))-methyltransferase RsmG has product MQLEELREETAALGFELNPQQVQGLQAYLSTLEKWNRSVNLVGPSHWREILHSLVVDSLYLSGFLSRIAHQEDIRSLDLGAGAGLPGLPLRLLWDKGSYYLVESRFKRCAFMRQAISAMGIQNTYVINGRVEDLPRDILPADLIVSRAFMPWKKLLALTVSMLDVRGSLIVLSSQEAEGKDLQGFVLKEQFCYQVQGKRRFFWALQKMDDGG; this is encoded by the coding sequence ATGCAGCTTGAGGAGTTAAGAGAGGAAACAGCAGCCCTGGGTTTTGAATTGAACCCGCAGCAGGTGCAGGGTCTACAGGCATATCTGAGCACCCTGGAAAAATGGAACAGGAGTGTAAACCTGGTTGGGCCGTCCCACTGGAGGGAGATCCTGCACAGCCTGGTGGTGGACAGTTTGTACCTTTCAGGTTTTTTATCGCGGATAGCGCATCAGGAAGATATCCGCAGCCTGGACCTGGGGGCCGGGGCTGGACTGCCGGGGCTCCCCCTGCGTCTGCTCTGGGATAAGGGCAGCTACTACCTCGTGGAAAGCCGGTTTAAAAGATGCGCTTTTATGCGCCAGGCCATTTCTGCCATGGGTATCCAAAATACATACGTGATTAATGGCAGGGTCGAGGATCTGCCCCGGGATATTCTGCCTGCAGACCTGATTGTAAGCCGGGCCTTTATGCCCTGGAAAAAGCTTCTTGCACTGACAGTCTCCATGCTCGATGTCAGGGGAAGTCTGATTGTGCTGAGCAGTCAGGAGGCCGAGGGCAAGGATCTGCAGGGTTTTGTTCTAAAGGAGCAGTTTTGTTACCAGGTCCAGGGCAAAAGGCGCTTTTTCTGGGCCTTGCAGAAGATGGATGACGGAGGGTAG
- a CDS encoding ACP S-malonyltransferase yields MSKQLTGVLFPGQGSQEANMGRDLAESDTAAMEIWKMAEQACGHPLREIFWDQGCGEMDATRYVQPALTAVNLTLWMRLESRLDVSCSAGHSLGEFCALCAAQVLEPRSVLELTSLRGRLMDEADPHSRGGMAAILKLKKDQVEDMVSRVATDTDKEILVANYNTPTQTVVSGDKEALQRLESLVQEAKGRLFHLPVSGAFHSPMMQEAAEELSDVMRKLDWKTPAFPVFFNATADMEQDPEKIRRIMSTQMTSPVYFAQLIENMHEHGAKQFVELGPKGVLTRMIPQILGRDAGIEARNLSCLKDIEPEN; encoded by the coding sequence ATGTCAAAGCAGCTTACTGGGGTGCTCTTCCCCGGTCAAGGCTCCCAGGAGGCCAACATGGGCCGGGACCTGGCCGAAAGCGACACCGCCGCCATGGAAATATGGAAAATGGCCGAACAGGCTTGTGGCCATCCCCTGCGCGAAATTTTCTGGGATCAGGGCTGCGGGGAGATGGACGCAACCCGCTATGTACAGCCGGCTCTTACCGCAGTCAACCTGACCCTGTGGATGCGCCTTGAATCGAGGCTGGATGTTTCCTGCAGCGCCGGACACAGCCTGGGCGAATTTTGTGCTCTTTGCGCCGCACAGGTACTGGAACCACGGTCAGTTCTGGAACTCACCTCTCTCAGGGGCAGGCTCATGGACGAGGCCGACCCCCATTCCCGGGGAGGCATGGCAGCCATACTAAAGTTGAAAAAGGACCAGGTGGAAGATATGGTCAGCCGGGTGGCCACTGATACAGACAAGGAGATTCTGGTGGCCAATTACAATACACCCACCCAGACTGTGGTTTCCGGGGACAAAGAGGCCCTGCAGCGCCTGGAAAGCCTGGTTCAGGAAGCAAAGGGCCGGCTTTTTCACCTGCCAGTAAGCGGGGCGTTTCACAGCCCCATGATGCAGGAGGCTGCCGAAGAACTTTCAGACGTCATGCGCAAGCTGGACTGGAAAACGCCGGCCTTTCCAGTATTTTTCAATGCCACAGCCGATATGGAACAGGACCCGGAAAAAATCAGGAGGATTATGTCCACCCAGATGACTTCCCCGGTATACTTTGCCCAGCTTATAGAAAACATGCATGAACATGGCGCAAAACAGTTCGTGGAACTGGGACCCAAGGGCGTCCTGACCAGAATGATCCCCCAGATCCTGGGCCGTGATGCAGGTATTGAGGCCAGAAACCTGTCCTGTCTCAAAGACATTGAGCCTGAGAACTAA
- the argS gene encoding arginine--tRNA ligase codes for MFAREYVEKHLREVVHELGLKWPDKASIETPREKSFGDLACNLAMLLAGQAGEKPRDLAARFKDMMLGRAEKLQSIEIAGPGFLNFTFKPSFWQSIIPVIQKEQEGFGSSDLGRKHKIQVEYVSANPTGPLHIGHGRGAALGDSLARILRFAGFEASTEYYLNDAGRQMYVLGDSVLIRYEQLCGLEAELSPDHYQGEYLQDDARALYQEHGRDLLKQDRESAIALCREKAVQSILAGIKEDLEHFGVEHQVWFSEQGLFDRGEVQKTLEWLQEKDMAYIHDGALWFRSTSFGDDKDRVLQKSDGALTYFASDIAYHHNKFNRGFETVVDIWGADHHGYAPRMQAAVQALGRPAGSLRVILVQLVNLLRAGQQVSMSTRSGEFVTLRQVMEEVGVDACRFIFLSRKSDSHLDFDLEEVKKKSMDNPVFYVQYAHARICSVFAKAAERGIDTGPEPQSLLHLLESQEDLDLLKQLEMFPDMVQAAARNLSPHHISFYLRELAGLLHRYYTVHSVLNADSRELIHARMLLLQATARVLSNGLKLLGVHAPEKM; via the coding sequence ATGTTTGCCAGAGAATATGTCGAAAAACACCTGCGGGAAGTGGTCCATGAGCTGGGCCTGAAGTGGCCGGACAAGGCCTCTATAGAAACTCCCCGGGAAAAGAGTTTCGGAGACTTGGCCTGCAACCTGGCCATGCTCCTGGCCGGACAGGCCGGGGAAAAACCCAGGGACCTGGCTGCAAGGTTCAAAGACATGATGCTGGGCCGGGCTGAAAAGCTGCAAAGTATAGAAATCGCCGGGCCAGGTTTTTTGAACTTCACTTTCAAGCCCTCGTTCTGGCAGTCAATCATCCCCGTCATCCAGAAGGAACAGGAAGGATTCGGATCTTCTGATCTGGGACGCAAACACAAAATACAGGTTGAGTACGTCTCAGCCAATCCCACAGGACCTCTGCATATCGGGCACGGTCGCGGCGCGGCCCTGGGGGATTCCCTGGCCAGGATCCTGCGCTTTGCAGGTTTTGAAGCAAGCACTGAATATTACCTCAATGATGCCGGCAGGCAGATGTATGTCCTGGGGGATTCGGTTCTAATCAGGTACGAGCAGCTCTGCGGGCTGGAGGCGGAGCTTTCCCCTGATCATTATCAGGGCGAATACCTGCAGGATGACGCCCGGGCACTTTATCAAGAACACGGCCGGGACCTTTTAAAGCAGGACCGGGAAAGCGCCATTGCCCTGTGCCGGGAAAAGGCTGTCCAGAGCATTCTGGCCGGCATCAAAGAAGACCTGGAGCATTTCGGTGTCGAGCATCAGGTATGGTTTTCAGAACAGGGTCTGTTTGACCGGGGCGAGGTCCAGAAGACCCTGGAGTGGCTGCAGGAAAAAGATATGGCCTACATCCATGACGGGGCCCTGTGGTTCAGGTCCACCTCCTTCGGGGACGACAAGGACCGGGTACTGCAAAAATCCGACGGGGCTCTGACTTATTTTGCTTCGGACATTGCTTATCACCACAACAAGTTCAACCGCGGCTTTGAAACAGTTGTAGATATATGGGGGGCCGATCATCACGGCTACGCACCCAGGATGCAGGCTGCTGTCCAGGCCCTGGGCAGGCCCGCCGGGAGCCTGCGGGTCATCCTGGTTCAGCTGGTCAATCTTTTGCGGGCCGGTCAGCAGGTGAGCATGTCCACCCGCTCCGGAGAGTTCGTCACCCTGCGCCAGGTCATGGAAGAAGTGGGTGTGGACGCCTGCAGGTTTATATTCCTTAGCCGCAAAAGTGACAGTCACCTGGATTTTGACCTTGAAGAGGTCAAGAAAAAGAGCATGGACAACCCGGTCTTTTATGTCCAGTACGCCCATGCCAGGATATGCTCGGTCTTTGCAAAGGCCGCTGAAAGAGGGATAGACACAGGCCCTGAGCCTCAAAGCCTTTTGCACCTTCTGGAATCCCAGGAAGACCTGGATCTTCTGAAACAGCTGGAAATGTTTCCGGATATGGTCCAGGCTGCGGCCAGAAACTTAAGCCCGCACCACATCAGTTTCTACCTGCGCGAACTGGCCGGACTGCTGCATCGCTACTACACAGTACATTCAGTGCTAAACGCTGATAGCCGGGAACTCATCCACGCACGCATGCTGCTATTACAGGCCACGGCCAGGGTACTTTCCAACGGGCTGAAGCTCCTGGGAGTCCATGCCCCGGAAAAGATGTAA
- a CDS encoding SPOR domain-containing protein, giving the protein MAARNTKNKKKQESRLSLQLTPGRTLTLGGFALLAIVWAFILGVFVGRGYNPEDVMPDISRIMPQEEKKQEEARILRPEELEFHERLRSEPARDPSPQEQPAAPVTESPQEQPLETAALPPEPEPAPEPETEAEAESFVYTFQVGSFQSMERAGGLQQRLYQEGFSASINRTFSGEEPWYRVIIEVETTPSNIDSFKQKLGEQGIDQPLLRNKRPS; this is encoded by the coding sequence ATGGCTGCCAGAAACACCAAGAACAAAAAAAAGCAGGAGTCCAGGCTGAGCCTGCAGCTGACCCCGGGCAGGACGCTTACTCTGGGCGGATTTGCCCTGCTGGCCATTGTCTGGGCTTTTATCCTGGGTGTTTTCGTAGGGCGCGGCTACAATCCCGAAGACGTAATGCCGGATATCTCCAGGATCATGCCCCAGGAAGAGAAAAAACAGGAAGAGGCCAGGATTCTACGTCCTGAAGAACTGGAGTTTCACGAACGCCTGCGCTCAGAGCCTGCCAGAGATCCATCCCCGCAGGAACAGCCGGCTGCCCCTGTGACTGAATCCCCTCAGGAACAGCCCCTGGAAACCGCTGCCCTGCCGCCTGAACCGGAACCGGCACCGGAACCAGAAACAGAGGCAGAAGCCGAGTCTTTCGTATACACCTTTCAGGTGGGCTCCTTTCAGAGTATGGAACGTGCCGGGGGCCTGCAGCAGCGCCTTTATCAGGAAGGGTTTTCCGCCTCCATCAACAGAACCTTTTCAGGAGAAGAACCCTGGTACAGGGTCATTATCGAGGTGGAAACCACCCCCTCGAACATTGACAGCTTCAAACAGAAGCTCGGCGAACAGGGCATTGACCAGCCCCTGCTGCGAAATAAAAGGCCGTCCTGA
- a CDS encoding radical SAM protein: MPSSKTPHLIYADARGQIYDEPGLLMLVRRGRELALPRPDEMMPLPESSDLFLLPGRKALGLDPETGNVEVMEGLALAGFASPGHTLCATAAYAKEDSAPRLPLYAYGAVGYFRDRFWISAMQVDKDQRQNFCDIPQDKITRGARELLRKYPENRLISHLAGCALNYCCPAARNLALGRFEAPLPTARECNAACIGCISYQPDDSGMQATQARIDFTPSPGEIKEVMLEHCRKEKRPILSFGQGCEGEPLTRARTIIQALQKARQEIPAATININTNASLPEFIPPLARAGMDSMRVSLNSAEPEFYHMYYRPRGYGFEDVIRSISLAREHNMFISLNLLFFPGVTDTEDQMERIAGLVQDHRIDFIQMRNMNLDPDIYLELAGDRALGPGMGLKNFMTRLKKECPWIDFGYFNPCLNQD; encoded by the coding sequence ATGCCCTCATCAAAAACTCCACACCTGATCTACGCTGATGCCAGGGGACAGATATACGATGAACCGGGGCTTCTAATGCTTGTACGCCGGGGCAGAGAGCTAGCACTGCCACGCCCCGACGAGATGATGCCCCTGCCGGAGTCAAGCGATCTTTTTTTGCTTCCCGGCAGAAAGGCCCTGGGCCTGGACCCGGAAACCGGGAACGTGGAGGTCATGGAAGGGCTGGCCCTGGCCGGATTCGCCAGTCCCGGGCACACCCTTTGTGCCACGGCCGCTTATGCAAAGGAAGACAGTGCTCCCAGGCTGCCTCTTTACGCTTACGGTGCGGTGGGATATTTCCGGGACAGATTCTGGATATCCGCCATGCAGGTGGACAAGGACCAGAGGCAGAACTTCTGCGACATCCCCCAGGACAAAATCACCCGCGGGGCAAGGGAATTGCTTCGCAAATACCCGGAAAACAGGCTCATCAGCCACCTGGCCGGATGTGCCCTGAACTACTGCTGCCCAGCCGCCAGGAATCTGGCCCTGGGACGCTTTGAAGCCCCGCTGCCCACAGCCCGTGAGTGCAACGCCGCCTGCATTGGATGCATTTCATATCAGCCAGACGATTCCGGCATGCAGGCCACACAGGCCCGCATTGACTTCACTCCATCTCCCGGGGAGATAAAAGAAGTCATGCTGGAACACTGCAGAAAGGAAAAGCGACCCATCCTGTCCTTCGGCCAGGGCTGCGAAGGCGAGCCCCTGACCCGGGCCAGAACAATTATCCAGGCTTTGCAGAAGGCCAGACAGGAAATTCCGGCTGCAACCATAAACATCAATACCAACGCTTCCCTGCCGGAATTTATCCCCCCTCTGGCCCGGGCCGGTATGGATTCCATGCGGGTCAGCCTCAACAGCGCAGAACCGGAATTCTACCATATGTACTACCGCCCCAGGGGATACGGGTTTGAAGACGTAATCCGGAGCATATCCCTGGCCAGGGAGCACAATATGTTCATCTCCCTTAACCTTCTTTTTTTTCCAGGGGTTACAGATACAGAGGACCAGATGGAGAGAATCGCCGGTCTCGTCCAGGACCACAGAATAGATTTCATCCAGATGCGCAACATGAACCTGGATCCGGATATATATCTGGAACTGGCCGGGGACAGGGCCCTTGGACCGGGGATGGGACTTAAAAACTTCATGACCAGGCTGAAAAAAGAATGCCCCTGGATTGATTTCGGTTATTTCAACCCCTGCCTGAATCAGGATTAA